The DNA region AAATTACGATTTGCAACTGAAAATGGGCACACGAGTATTGGTTATGCCGTGGCTGATCATTGGCAACTACTGGCATCGACAATTGACACAAGTTATTTGTCTGATGAAGGCGTTGGTGGTTCAGAAGGTGAAATTGGTGGGTTTACGGGGCTGTTGTGTGGACTTGGCGCAGTCGATGCATATCGGCATACGTCAAAAGCAACGTTTAACTATTTCAAAATGATTAATAATGAGGAGTAAGGACATGGATGCAACAAATATGAATGTTGAAAAGTCAACCAAGATGCCTAAAAAATTGGCCATCGGATTGTTAATTGGATGTATGAGCTGGATGGGGCCTTATACTGCTTTAAGTGGTACGCTATTACCAGCCAAAATCGGTGTTTTGGATGAGGCACATAAGGTGATGTGGGTTTCAACCTTTGCTTTGATTGCAATGGTTGTCGCAACCATTGCTAATATTATTGAAGGTGCATTATCAGATCGGACGCGGACTAAAATCGGGCGGCGTAAGCCTTGGATTATTGGTGGTACGATTGCATCAGTTATCATGTTTTTCTTTATTTCATGGGCACCAACTGTGCAATTATTGTTAACTTTTTGGGTCATTTACCAGATTGGGTTGAATGCAATTGTGGCACCAATGGTGGCCATCATTTCTGACTCAGTTTCAAAGAAGCATCGTGGGACGGCATCAGCCTTTTATGGGGTTGGAATGTCAGTTGGTGCCTATGGTTCAGCTGCGATTGCTGCACCATTCCTAGGTAATATCACAGGTGGTATTTGGACAATGGCAGGGATACAAGTTGTATTAGCAACGATCTCAATGCTATTGATCAAGCAAAAATCAAGTAAAGATGATGTCTTATTGCCATTGAAGGGTAAGGATATTTTTAATCAATTTATTTTCCCAGTGACTAATGCGCGTGACTTTTACTTAGCAGCGGTTGGTAAATTGTTATTCCAAGTCGCAACCGGAATGTTTATTGGGTACCAACTATATATTTTGACTGATTACATGTTATTAAGCACTGGTAAGACCGCCTCAATCTTGAGTATGATGTCACTTTTGATGATGGTTATTTCAATGGCAATGGGTGCACTAGCTGGTCCATTAGCAGATAAACTAGGGACTTTGAAAATTCCAGTGATGGTTGCGAGTGTCTTGGTTGGAATTGGTGGTTTCATGCCATTTATTTCAAATCAACCTTGGACAATGTTGGCATATGCGGTGATCGCAGGTGTTGGAACTGGTATGTACTTGTCAGTTGACCAAGCATTGAATATTGCAGTTCTGCCAAACCCAGCGACTGCTGCAAAGGATCTTGGAATCATTAATTTGTCAGCAACACTTGGACAAATCATTGGACCGATTGTTGCGGGAATCATTATTAGTTCAATTGGATACCGTTATATGTTTATTGCTGTTGCTGTTTCAGCTATTCTCGGCGGTATCATGATTCTATTCATTAAAAAAGTAAAGTAGAGGGATGATTATGGGACAAGTTAAGGGCGTAAATCTTGGTGGTTGGTTAGTCTTAGAAAAGTGGATGGCACCGCAATTATTCGCGGGAACTGATGCTGAGGATGAATATTATTTGCCACAAGCACTTTCAAAAGATGTTTATGAAGCACGAATGATGATGCATCGTGCGAACTTTATTACTGAGGCGGACTTCTTGCGCATTGCATCATTAGGCATTAACACTGTTCGCTTGCCAGTGCCTTACTTTATTTTCGGGGATCGGCAACCATTCCTTGGTGGTATTGACACACTGGATAATGCCTTTAATTGGGCAGAAAAGTATGGCTTACAAATTCTATTAGATTTGCATACAGCTCCAGGTAGTCAAAATGGCTTTGATAATGGTGGCCTAACAGGCGTTGTGACTTGGGCGCAACAACCTGAAGAGGTTGATTTTGAATTGTCTGTTTTGACCCGTTTGGCTGAACGCTATGGTCAACGACAAGGATTGTATGGGATTGAAGCGCTAAATGAACCGGCAACCCAGCGTGCGTTTGATATGGTTTCAAATCGTTATCAAGCCAAAGAACCTGCAATGGCTGCAAACAATCAAGCGATTTCATTTGAATTCTTATATGAATTCTATACGCGTGTCTATGCAGCGTTACGCCCCATTTTGGCGGATGATAAAATCATCATGTTCCATGATGGTTTTGATTTGACGAAATGGGCGGACTTCTTCACTGCACACGAATTTAAAAATGTTGTGATGGATACACATCATTATTTGATGTTGGCTGAGTTAGCTATCGGTGGTAGTTCGTATGAAAACTATGAACAAGCAATGGCGGTCATCGGCGACAATATTGCAAAATTAGATGCAGTGGTTCCAGTTGTGGTTGGTGAATGGTCACTCTTTAATTCAATGGCTTTGGGTCAAGACTCACAAGGTGGTGTGAACCCAACGCAGGCTGAGTTTAAAGATGAAAAAGGTGATGATCGTGCTAGTGAAGCCGATTTACGTCAAATTTATAATCGACTATGGGAATTACAAATAAAAACTTGGGGAAATGCCAGTGTTGGCTATTTCTACTGGAGTTATAAGATGAATATTGACACGGTGAATGACTCAGCCTGGTATGGTTGGGATTCATGGTCGTTAGATCGCGCAATGAATAAGCAATGGGCGACCACACTTTAATGCGCATTAAGTTTGAATGCTGATTAAGATAGTGTCAAAAGTGGATTCGAGAAAAAAGACGAAATGATTTGTCATGTGACAAGCATTTGGCCTTTTTTTGTATCAAAATAGATGAGATTGGTGCATTTTTTAATCATGAAAATGTCGAAAAATGACACGAATTATGCGGTATACTGGGGATAATTAAATGTTGAGAGGGGTAGTGAGATGGTCGAGTCAAAGTTATTTGGGGTTATTTTAATCGGTGCCACATCGGTTGATTTACAGATTGTTAATCGTAAAAGTGGTAATAAAATCGAAAAAGTACACCATGATACGATTTTGAATGATGAATTATACGATGTTGGCGTTGTGGCACAGGATCAAATCGAACGGGTCATTGTTCAACTACAGGGCTTTCAACAATTATTACGAGATTATGCAGTGACAGATATTCGAATATGGGGCGCCTATTCTTTGGCGAGTGCATCCAATGCGGTCTATGTTGTGGCACAGATTAAGCAAGCGACCGGCTTAAAGATTGAATGGTTAAGTGCCAGTCAAGAAGCATATTATGGACAGTTATCAATGCGCTATGGTGAATCTGACTTAGATTTATCAGTGAATAACCGATTATTTTTGGTGTCGTTGAGCTCTGGCCGTTTGTCTTTAGGCTATTATGAGACTGGCGATCTGAAATGGACCCGTAGTATTAATCTTGGTCCCATGCGTCTAGCCAGTGATTTAGACACATTAGTTGATGAATTTATTGATATTCAAGGGCTAACGCGTGAATTTATTCATAGTAAATTAGCAGACTACACGACGCTGTTACCAACATTTCCACCAGCTAATTTATTAGTCGTGAGCGGGTCACTGGCATTAGGGCAATTATTGAAAACGCCCATTGTATCACGCGATGAATTTTTTAAAACCAATGCACATCTTTTGCGCGCGCCAATTCAAAAATGGTCAGAAAAATTAAATGTCACAGCTAACCAGTTACCAGCTGTGATGCCAGAATTATTACTTTTGGAGGAATTGGTTGCTATTACTCAGGTCGATCAAGTCGGGGTCAGTGAACAACATATGCTACCAGGATTAGTGATGGACGCATTGGGGCAACTTCCCGGAGATGAGATTTTAGCACAAGCGCAAGAATTAAGTCAGCGATTTGGTGTTGAGCCAAAACATCAACAGGCGGTACGTCACTTTTCAGAGCAATTGTTTGACCGCTTAAAAAAGGTGCATGGTCTTGGTAAACGTGAGCGTATATTATTGCAAGTGGCAGCATTAGTGCATGATGTCGGGTCATATCTCAATACTTATCATCACTATGAATATTCTGAAACCGTCATTTTGGCGGCCGAAATGGAAGGCTTAACGCCGGTTGAAAATCGAATGGTAGCCATGATTTCAAGATATCATTCACATGCTGTACCAGGAGATGGGTTGCAAACCGTCAAGCAATTGACCGAAAGTGAATGGATTGTGGTGGTTAAATTAACAGCAATTTTACGACTAGCTGATGCTTTGGATGATAGTCGCTTGCAAAAAATTGAAAAAATAGCGGTATCGACAAAAGCCTATCAAATTGTCGTCACTGGTTACAGTTTGGATAAGCTTTATTTAGAGCAATCAACTTTTGAGGCAAAGGCCAATTTATTTGAGGACGTTTTTGGTCGGCTCATTATTTTAAAACGAAAGGGGCATAACTAATGGTAGTGCAGCAAGGAGAACCTTATATTAACCGTGAAGTGAGCTGGTTGGCATTCAATGGACGGGTGTTAGATGAAGCTAGAGATAAGACGAATCCGTTGTATGAACGTGCAAAATTTTTAGGCATCACACAATCAAATATGGATGAGTGGTTCCAAGTTCGTGTAGCATCATTATTTCAACTTCGGCATGTCAAAGATAAAGTTGATGCGACTGGAATGACGCCGCATGAACAGTTGAAGTTGGTTTCAAAACTCGCTGGTGAACAAATTAATGAACAATACCATGTGTTAAATCGGTTAATTATGCCAGCCCTAAAAAAGGATGGCTTACAACTGGTCTTAGCCAATGAATTAACAGTAGCGCAACGACAAGAATTATTACATTATTTCCAAACGTCAGTCTTGCCGATTTTAACGCCCATGGCTGATGATCAAACGCGGCCGTTCCCATTTTTAGCGACGGATACCCTTAATTTAGCGGTTAAATTACGCCGAAAGGGGCAAGAGCGTTTTGCGATTGTGCAAGTGCCACTCATTTTAAATCGGGTGATTCCGATTCCTGAAAGCACGAACCAGTATATTTTATTGGAAGAGTTAATTAAAGCGTTTATTGAAGCGCTATTTGTTGGTTATTCAGTTGAGGCCGTCTATCACTTCCATATTCTACGCGACATGGAGTTAGATATTGCAGATGATGAGGGACCAAATCTACTGGCTGAAGTACAACAAAAATTATTCGAGCGGGAACGTGGGGCAGTCATTCGCCTAGTCCATGAAAAGGGCATGACTAAGAAAATATTAACGCGATTAATTAAGGCGTTGCATGTTCACGAAGAACGTGTTTACAGTGTTTCTGGTCCGGTTGACTTAGGTTACTTAAGTGAGTTAGTTAAATACGGTCAAAATGATGCCGAACGTTTTACACCTTTTAAGGGCTTTTTAGATGAACGATTAGCGGATGAGCGTATCTTTGAAGCAATTGATGCTGGTGATATTTTACTGCATCATCCTTATGATAGCTTTACACCGGTTGTGAATTTAATTCATCAAGCAGCCAAGGATCCAGATGTTCTAGCAATTAAAATGACGCTTTATCGGGTTTCAGGAAATTCACCGATTATCGCGGCATTGAGTGATGCGGCTCGTGCTGGGAAACAAGTGACAACGCTAGTCGAAGTGAAAGCGCGTTTTGATGAAGAAAATAATGTGCACTGGGCACAAGAATTGGAACGACAAGGCGTCCACGTCATTTATGGCTTGAAGGGGTTAAAGACCCACGCAAAGATTGCATTAGTTGTGCGTCGCGAAGGTGACGATATTAAACGTTATGTGCATATGGGTACTGGTAATTATAATGATGTGACCGCCCATTTTTATACAGATATGGGCTTGCTGACGACTAATGCAGAAATTGGTCTTGATGTCGCGGCAGTTTTTAATGTTTTAACGGGTTATTCTGATCCAGATTACTTTAATCATGTGTATATGTCGCCAGATGGCATTCGTGATGCATTGGTCGATCAATTACAAGCTGTTAAAAAAGCGCATCAAAATGGGCAATCAGTTAAAGTGCGTTTAAAGACAAATTCGCTTTCTGATTTAAAGATGATCGATGAAATTGTAGCCACGAGCCAATCAGGCGTACCGGTTGAGATGATTGTTCGGGGTATATCGATGGTGGAACCCGGTGTTGCTGGTAAAACAGAGAATTTAGCGATTCATTCTATCGTTGGTCGATTATTAGAGCACAGCCGAATTTACATTTTTGAGATTGCTGGGCAACAACAAGTTTTCTTGTCATCGGCAGACTTAATGTCACGGAATTTAGATCGCCGGATTGAACTCATGTTTCCAATTCTAGATGAAGCATTAGCTGCACAGGTTGTGGCTGACTTTGATTTAATGTGGTCAGATAATGTTAAAACGCGGGTCTTACAAGTTGATGGGACATGGAAGAAAGTGAATCGTCGGAATGTCGCAGCAATTGATGCACAAGAGCAACTCATTCAGCAATCACTTGAACGACAAAAAAATCAAAAACGGGCTTATGTTGATCAATTAAATAATCAGACACAATTTCAACCAATGAATAACCCCTTTCAAAAATAAGATAGATTATTGTTAAATTGATGATAAAAGATGCAATCATGTATGATAAACGATAAAATAGAATAGAAATCACGATGTGATCGGACATTAATTAGTAAATCAGATATGAGTATCAGGCAGAATGAGGGGCATTGAAATGAAGACGCGTAGCTCAAGATATGAAAAAAGTGAATCAACTTATTCAACTGAAAAAGTCGTGGCGTTGGCTGAAAAACTTGGATTTTCATATCCACTTTGGCGTTCAGTGTTTTTTGGGCAAAAGCTAGAACTGCGAAAGGTAGCAGATCCAACGGTTCTTGACCACGAAGAAAAAATATTAGATATGGCACCGGTACGATTTAATGGGGCTAAAGCATTATTAGTCGTTACAGACGTCGCAGTGCATATTTTGAATTATGGTTTGTTTGGCAAAGTTGGTGCCAATAATGAAACGGTCTATTGGTCACGAATTATTGGTTCTAATCCAACGCATCACCTGATTAGAGGTGAAATTGAATTAAATACTGGTACGGCTAATGAAAATGATTACCATCTCACACATGTGTGGCATGGAGATCTCGATCGCGTGACACAAACGATTCACCATCAATTGCAACTCGTGAATCAAACCAATCATAAAGCAGCGGCACAGAGTGAGACAGCCATTTCATTGGCCGAACAATTGGCTCAAATCAACGCAGCAGTGGCAAATGGTACGATTACGAGTGAAGATGCTGCACGTGCAAAAGATAAATTACTTTCGTGATGATAGTGATGTCATCATGAAATTAGTCTGGTTTAGAAAGAGGGCTAAGTCAATGGCAGTAATAACAGTGATAGATTTGGGTTCAAATTCAACTCGAATGACGATTAGTCGCGTTCATCATGATGGGTCGTATGAGGCTCTCTATCGTGATCAATCGATGGTGCGTTTGTCTGAAGGCATGGGTATCGATAAGACCTTGCAGAAGCCGGCTATGGCGCGCACAATTAAAATCATGCAAACGTTTATGGCGGCGGCCAAAAAATATCAAACGGATCAATTAATTGCGGTGGCAACAGCAGCCGTCCGACAGGCACAGAATGCGGATGCT from Weissella diestrammenae includes:
- a CDS encoding MFS transporter produces the protein MDATNMNVEKSTKMPKKLAIGLLIGCMSWMGPYTALSGTLLPAKIGVLDEAHKVMWVSTFALIAMVVATIANIIEGALSDRTRTKIGRRKPWIIGGTIASVIMFFFISWAPTVQLLLTFWVIYQIGLNAIVAPMVAIISDSVSKKHRGTASAFYGVGMSVGAYGSAAIAAPFLGNITGGIWTMAGIQVVLATISMLLIKQKSSKDDVLLPLKGKDIFNQFIFPVTNARDFYLAAVGKLLFQVATGMFIGYQLYILTDYMLLSTGKTASILSMMSLLMMVISMAMGALAGPLADKLGTLKIPVMVASVLVGIGGFMPFISNQPWTMLAYAVIAGVGTGMYLSVDQALNIAVLPNPATAAKDLGIINLSATLGQIIGPIVAGIIISSIGYRYMFIAVAVSAILGGIMILFIKKVK
- a CDS encoding glycoside hydrolase family 5 protein, whose protein sequence is MGQVKGVNLGGWLVLEKWMAPQLFAGTDAEDEYYLPQALSKDVYEARMMMHRANFITEADFLRIASLGINTVRLPVPYFIFGDRQPFLGGIDTLDNAFNWAEKYGLQILLDLHTAPGSQNGFDNGGLTGVVTWAQQPEEVDFELSVLTRLAERYGQRQGLYGIEALNEPATQRAFDMVSNRYQAKEPAMAANNQAISFEFLYEFYTRVYAALRPILADDKIIMFHDGFDLTKWADFFTAHEFKNVVMDTHHYLMLAELAIGGSSYENYEQAMAVIGDNIAKLDAVVPVVVGEWSLFNSMALGQDSQGGVNPTQAEFKDEKGDDRASEADLRQIYNRLWELQIKTWGNASVGYFYWSYKMNIDTVNDSAWYGWDSWSLDRAMNKQWATTL
- a CDS encoding exopolyphosphatase, whose amino-acid sequence is MVESKLFGVILIGATSVDLQIVNRKSGNKIEKVHHDTILNDELYDVGVVAQDQIERVIVQLQGFQQLLRDYAVTDIRIWGAYSLASASNAVYVVAQIKQATGLKIEWLSASQEAYYGQLSMRYGESDLDLSVNNRLFLVSLSSGRLSLGYYETGDLKWTRSINLGPMRLASDLDTLVDEFIDIQGLTREFIHSKLADYTTLLPTFPPANLLVVSGSLALGQLLKTPIVSRDEFFKTNAHLLRAPIQKWSEKLNVTANQLPAVMPELLLLEELVAITQVDQVGVSEQHMLPGLVMDALGQLPGDEILAQAQELSQRFGVEPKHQQAVRHFSEQLFDRLKKVHGLGKRERILLQVAALVHDVGSYLNTYHHYEYSETVILAAEMEGLTPVENRMVAMISRYHSHAVPGDGLQTVKQLTESEWIVVVKLTAILRLADALDDSRLQKIEKIAVSTKAYQIVVTGYSLDKLYLEQSTFEAKANLFEDVFGRLIILKRKGHN
- a CDS encoding RNA degradosome polyphosphate kinase, with the protein product MVVQQGEPYINREVSWLAFNGRVLDEARDKTNPLYERAKFLGITQSNMDEWFQVRVASLFQLRHVKDKVDATGMTPHEQLKLVSKLAGEQINEQYHVLNRLIMPALKKDGLQLVLANELTVAQRQELLHYFQTSVLPILTPMADDQTRPFPFLATDTLNLAVKLRRKGQERFAIVQVPLILNRVIPIPESTNQYILLEELIKAFIEALFVGYSVEAVYHFHILRDMELDIADDEGPNLLAEVQQKLFERERGAVIRLVHEKGMTKKILTRLIKALHVHEERVYSVSGPVDLGYLSELVKYGQNDAERFTPFKGFLDERLADERIFEAIDAGDILLHHPYDSFTPVVNLIHQAAKDPDVLAIKMTLYRVSGNSPIIAALSDAARAGKQVTTLVEVKARFDEENNVHWAQELERQGVHVIYGLKGLKTHAKIALVVRREGDDIKRYVHMGTGNYNDVTAHFYTDMGLLTTNAEIGLDVAAVFNVLTGYSDPDYFNHVYMSPDGIRDALVDQLQAVKKAHQNGQSVKVRLKTNSLSDLKMIDEIVATSQSGVPVEMIVRGISMVEPGVAGKTENLAIHSIVGRLLEHSRIYIFEIAGQQQVFLSSADLMSRNLDRRIELMFPILDEALAAQVVADFDLMWSDNVKTRVLQVDGTWKKVNRRNVAAIDAQEQLIQQSLERQKNQKRAYVDQLNNQTQFQPMNNPFQK